The sequence CACCGAGCTGATCCTCATGGAGGCGCTGGGACCCCAGTTCCAGGCCGGCCAGCCCGAGCGGAGCAACCGCGTGAAGCTCGCCAGCCTGACGCCCGCCGACGGGGGCGAACAGGTGGCCACGCTGGAGTACGACATCTCCGAGAAGCTGGCCGGCAAGGTCCGCGGGAAGGAGGAGCCCGCCACCTCGCCCGCGCGCGCCGCGGAGGAAGACGCGGAGGCGGACGACTCGGGACGCCCCCGGCCCCGGACCACGCCCGAAACCAGCGCCAGCGCCGAGGTGAGCATCACCGGTCGCGGCGAGTTCCTGGTGAAGGCCGGGCGGTGGCGCTCCTGGGAGGGCACCATCACGTCGGTGACGAAGGGCGGCTTCCCCGCCGCCGCGCTCCAGGTGCCCGCCGGCGCCCTGAAGCTGCGCCTCACCGCGGTGGAATCGGCTCCCGCGCCAGCGCCGACGGCCCAGCCACAGCAGTAGGCGGCCCGTCCGACTCGCGCACCATGCGCACCACGGCGTCCACCCAGGCCGGGTGGGCGTTGAGGGAGGGGACCAGCGTCAGCGACTCCCCTCCCGCCTCCAGGAACTGCTCGCGCGCGCGGAGGCCAATCTCCTCCAGCGTCTCCAGGCAGTCCGCCACGAAGGCCGGGCACATCACCGCCAGGCGCTTCACGCCCTTCTTCGCCAGCTCCGGCAACACCACGTCCGTGTACGGCTTCACCCACGGCGTGCGGCCCAGCCGCGACTGGAAGGACACGCTCCACCCATCCGCCGGCAGGCCCAGCCGCTGGGCCAGCCCCCTCGCCGTCGCGTAGCTCTGCGCGCGGTAGCAGTGGCGGTTGGCGTCCGTCATGGCATCGCAGCACGAGGCGGTGGACAGGCAGTGCGTCCCCGTGGGGTCGCTCTTGCGCATGTGCCGCTCCGGCAGGCCATGGAAGCTGAAGAGGACGTAGTCGGCGCGCGCGTCGTCAATCACCGGCCGCGCCACGGCGGTGAAGGCATCCAGGAAGCCTGGGTGCTCGAAGAAGGCCGGCACCGCGCGCACGAAGGGCACGTCCCACGACTGGGCCAGCACCTCGTAGGTGCGCGCCAGCGAGGACGCGGTGGAGGACGCGGCCTCCTGCGGGTACAGCGGCAGCACGGTGAACTCCGACACGCCGCGCGCCTTGAGCGCCGCGATGCCGTCGGGGATGGAGGGCGAGCCATACCGCATGGCCAGCACCACCTCGTACTCCCCCGCCAGCCGCTCGGCCACCTGGGCCGCCAGGGCCTGGCTGTACACGAGCAGCGGCGAGCCCTCCTTCATCCAGATTTTGCGGTACGCCTCCGCGCTCTTCGCCGGACGCATCGGGAGGATGATGAAGTTGAGCAGCGCCCAGCGACCCAGCGGGTGGATGTCGATGACGCGCGGGTCATTGAGGAACTCGCGCAGGTAGCGGCGCACGGGCCCCGTCTGCGGAGCATCCGGCGTCCCCAGATTGACGAGCAGCAGCCCTCGCTTCGAAGTGGGCGTTGGCATCAGTGCAGGGAGTTGGGAAGGGTGAGCGCGAACTCGGCGATGCGCGCCTCGAAGTGCGTGCCGTCCGGCCGCACCATGTCATAGGTGCCGCGCATGGTGCCGAAGGGCGTGCGCAGCATGGCCCAGCTCGTGTACTCGAACCGCTCTCCGGGCCCCAGGTGGGGCTGGCGGCCCACCACGCCCTCGCCCCTTACCTCTTCCACCTTGCCCGTGGCGTCGGTGATGACCCAATGGCGCGCCTTGAGCTGCGCCGGCGCGTCGCCCTCGTTGGCAATCTCCACCGTGTACATGAAGGCGAACTGCCCGGACTCCGGAGCGCTGCGCTCCGGCCAGTAGGCGGGCTTCACGGTGATGCGGATGCCGTCGGTGGTGGCGCTGGAGGACATGCCCCCAGATTTGGCGGCAACGGCGGCCACTTGCAAGGAAAACGCTGGGTTGGAAGCCCCAGCGCCCTGCCTACGTCTTCGCGCTTTCCCGGTCCTGTCCGGGCTCCGGCTGCTTCGGCCACACCAGCGAGGCGACGATGGCCGCCACCAGCACGCCGGCAATCACGCCCAGGGAGATGCCGATGGGGACGTGGATGTCGAAGAAGGTGATGAGCATCTTCACGCCCACGAAGCCCAGGATGGCGCTCAGGCCCACCTTCAGGAAGTGGAACTTCTCCATCAGGCTGGCCACGACGAAGAACAGCGAGCGCAGGCCCAGGATGGCGCACACGTTGGACGTGTAGATGATGAAGGCGTCCTGGCTGATGCCCAGCACCGCGGGGATGGAGTCCAGCGCGAAGAGCAGGTCCGTGGCCTCCACCACCAGCAGCACGATGAACAGCGGCGTGAACTTGCTGCGGCCGTCCTCCTGCACCATGAAGCGGCTGCCTTCACCCAGCCGGGCCACCGGCAGCACCCGGCGCGCGAACTTCACGATGCCCTTCTGCTCCGGGTCCATCTCCTCGTCCTTGGACACCAGCATCTTCACCGCGGTGAAGACGAGGAACGCGCCGAACAGGTAGATGAGCCAGTGGAACTGCTTCACCAGCGCCGTGCCGGCGATGATGAGGCCAGCGCGCATGACGAACGCGCCCAGGATGCCCCAGAAGAGCACCCGGTGCTGGTGCTCGGGCGCCACCCGGAAGTAGCTGAACACCATCAGGAAGACGAAGAGGTTGTCGACGGAGAGCGCGTACTCCACCACGTACGCCGTCAACCACTGGAGCCCCACGGTGGGCCCCTGGTAGTGCCAGATGCCCGCGCAGAAAATCAGGCTGAGGGTAATCCACACCAACGTCCAGAGGCCCGCCTCCTTCGGCGTCACCGCATGGTCCTTGCGATGGAACAGCCCGAGGTCCAGCGCGAGCATCGCGAGGACGAAGACGTTGAAACCCACCCAGAGCGCGACTTGCGTGTTCACGTAGCAATCCTGTTGCAGGGTATGACGGGGCGCACCCTACCGGCGGGCTGACTGTGCGTCGACCCCTCGCGTGAAACCCGCTGGACCTCCTGCGTTCGTCCAGCGGGCCCCTTCCGGCCCCGAGGGGGCTATTCCGTCGCCGGGCGGCGCAGCACCGCCAGGGAGCGGCCCACCACCTGCACGGTGCCTCCCGCCGGCGTATGCGTGCGAGGCGACTCCCCCGCCAACGCCGTGTCCACCACCAGCTCCCAGTCCGCGCCCCATTCGACGGCGGGCAGCCTGAAGGTGATGGGCTCGTGGTGGGCGTTCATCAGCACCAGGATGGTGTCCCCCACAATCCGGTTCCCTTCATCGTCCGGCGCGGTGATGGCGTCACCGCCCAGCAGGAATCCCAGCGAGCGCACGTAGGGCTTCTCCCAGTCGTCCTTGCGCATCTCCTGGCCGTCGGGCCGGAACCACGCCAGGTCCTTCATCTCGCTGTCCCACATATGGGCGCCGCGGAAGAAGCGCCGCTTGTGCAACACCGGCTGCTCACGCCGCAGCTTGGTCAGGGCGCAGGTGAAGTCCAGCAGCGCGCGCTGCGTGTCGTTCAGCTCCCAGTCCACCCACGACAGCGCGTTGTCCTGGCAGTAGGCGTTGTTGTTGCCCTTCTGCGTGCGGCCCATCTCGTCGCCGGCCACCAGCATGGGCACCCCCTGGGACAGGAAGAGCGTGGCCAGGAAGTTGCGCTTCTGCTGTTCGCGCAGGGCGTTGATCTCGGCGTCGGTCGTCTCGCCCTCCACCCCGCAGTTCCAGGAGTGGTTGTCGTTGGCGCCGTCGCGGTTCTCCTCGCCGTTCGCCTCGTTGTGCTTGTCGTTGTACGTGACGAGGTCGTGCAGCGTGAAGCCGTCGTGCGCGGTGACGAAGTTCACGCTCGCGGCGGGCTTGCGGCCGGACAGTGAGAACAGGTCCGAGCTGCCGGTGAGGCGGTAGCCAATCTCCGCCGCCTGCCGGTCATCGCCCTTCCAGTAGCGCCGGATGGTGTCGCGGTACTTGCCGTTCCACTCGCTCCACAGCACCGGGAAGTTGCCCACCTGGTAGCCGAAGTCGCCCACGTCCCAGGGTTCGGAGATGAGCTTCACCCGGCTGAGCACCGGGTCCTGGTGGATGATCTGGAAGAAGGCGGCGCGGGTGTCGTAGCCGTGCCTGTCTCTTCCCAGCGTGGTGGCCAGGTCGAAGCGGAACCCGTCCACGTGCATCTCCTCCACCCAATAGCGCAGAGAGTCGGCGACGAGCTTCAGCGCGTACGGGTGCGTGGCGTTCCACGAGTTCCCGCACCCGGTGACGTCCAGGTAGTAGCGCGGGTCCTTCTCCGTGAGCCGGTAGTACGCCGCGTTGTCCACGCCCTTGAAGGACAGCGTGGGGCCCAGCTGGTTGCCTTCGCAGGTGTGGTTGTAGACGACGTCGAGCAGCACCTCGATGCCAGCGCGGTGCAGCTGCTTCACCATGCGCTTGAACT is a genomic window of Myxococcus virescens containing:
- a CDS encoding TerC family protein, encoding MNTQVALWVGFNVFVLAMLALDLGLFHRKDHAVTPKEAGLWTLVWITLSLIFCAGIWHYQGPTVGLQWLTAYVVEYALSVDNLFVFLMVFSYFRVAPEHQHRVLFWGILGAFVMRAGLIIAGTALVKQFHWLIYLFGAFLVFTAVKMLVSKDEEMDPEQKGIVKFARRVLPVARLGEGSRFMVQEDGRSKFTPLFIVLLVVEATDLLFALDSIPAVLGISQDAFIIYTSNVCAILGLRSLFFVVASLMEKFHFLKVGLSAILGFVGVKMLITFFDIHVPIGISLGVIAGVLVAAIVASLVWPKQPEPGQDRESAKT
- the glgX gene encoding glycogen debranching protein GlgX, producing the protein MRRAEVLPGKPYPLGATFDGQGVNFAVFSEHAKRVEVCLFDPEDPAKETRRFPLLETTHQVWHGYVPGLAAGTLYGLRVHGPYEPKKGLRFNPHKLLVDPYARAIHGQVDYQAPIYAYTPGTKEDDLAFDTRDDAAAVPKGVVMGADTFDWEGDAPPAVPWHDTLIYEVHVKGFTKLHPRVPEALRGTYAGLAHPASIEHLKKVGVTAVELLPIQHIVDEPFLIEREKVNYWGYNTLGFFAPDARYSGSGSLGGQVDEFKRMVKQLHRAGIEVLLDVVYNHTCEGNQLGPTLSFKGVDNAAYYRLTEKDPRYYLDVTGCGNSWNATHPYALKLVADSLRYWVEEMHVDGFRFDLATTLGRDRHGYDTRAAFFQIIHQDPVLSRVKLISEPWDVGDFGYQVGNFPVLWSEWNGKYRDTIRRYWKGDDRQAAEIGYRLTGSSDLFSLSGRKPAASVNFVTAHDGFTLHDLVTYNDKHNEANGEENRDGANDNHSWNCGVEGETTDAEINALREQQKRNFLATLFLSQGVPMLVAGDEMGRTQKGNNNAYCQDNALSWVDWELNDTQRALLDFTCALTKLRREQPVLHKRRFFRGAHMWDSEMKDLAWFRPDGQEMRKDDWEKPYVRSLGFLLGGDAITAPDDEGNRIVGDTILVLMNAHHEPITFRLPAVEWGADWELVVDTALAGESPRTHTPAGGTVQVVGRSLAVLRRPATE
- the hemH gene encoding ferrochelatase; the protein is MPTPTSKRGLLLVNLGTPDAPQTGPVRRYLREFLNDPRVIDIHPLGRWALLNFIILPMRPAKSAEAYRKIWMKEGSPLLVYSQALAAQVAERLAGEYEVVLAMRYGSPSIPDGIAALKARGVSEFTVLPLYPQEAASSTASSLARTYEVLAQSWDVPFVRAVPAFFEHPGFLDAFTAVARPVIDDARADYVLFSFHGLPERHMRKSDPTGTHCLSTASCCDAMTDANRHCYRAQSYATARGLAQRLGLPADGWSVSFQSRLGRTPWVKPYTDVVLPELAKKGVKRLAVMCPAFVADCLETLEEIGLRAREQFLEAGGESLTLVPSLNAHPAWVDAVVRMVRESDGPPTAVAGPSALAREPIPPR
- the apaG gene encoding Co2+/Mg2+ efflux protein ApaG, with product MSSSATTDGIRITVKPAYWPERSAPESGQFAFMYTVEIANEGDAPAQLKARHWVITDATGKVEEVRGEGVVGRQPHLGPGERFEYTSWAMLRTPFGTMRGTYDMVRPDGTHFEARIAEFALTLPNSLH